Below is a window of Entomospira culicis DNA.
CGGCTCTCTAAAGATTATAAAATAATCTTTAAATAAACTCAATATCAAAACCTCTTTCTTTGCGATAGCCAAGAGAGAGGTTTTTCTTTTTTGGTACTCTTTTTTGTTAAACACACTCTACTCATCGCAAATCCATTCTACTTTTCCCAAATATTGCATCATTTTCATAGGGCAATATAAATAATCTTTTATTACCCTAAAATCTACAATATTATCCTAGCATTTATATTGATGCTTTTTTATTAATCTTTATTTATTATAGATGGCTTTTCGGTGCCCAATCGCCAACAACAAAATTGTAACCGTGCTATCATCGATCTCAGCGATAATACGGTAATCACCGATACGATACCGCCATGCCCCCGATAAATTCGCCTTCAACGCTTTGCCCTTACTGCGAGGATCTTCGCAATCGATCAAATGCTTCTCGATCCAATTCATGATCAAGATTTGGCTGGGACGATCAAGTTTTTTTAACGCCTTGATCGCGACAGTCGTATAATGTAGCGTGTAAGTCATTACTCTAAATCCAATAGCTTTTTGACTTCGTCATGGTTATGCGTAATAGGATGCTCTTTGTAGGCTTGCATCGCTTGTTGGTAGGCATCAATGTCATACTCATCTTCTAGTTCGGCTAGGATGCTCTCTCGCATCACTTGTGATACGGTGGTTTTTTTGTGCTTAGCGTATTGTTTGATTAATTCGGCTTCTTCATCGTTAAAACGGATCGATATCGTCATTTTAGCTTTCTCTCCTGTAATACAATGTATTACAAAATAGCCATGGTGTCAAGCCTTCCCGTAGTTTTTTATAGACAAAAGCAACTAAAGTCGGGTATACTCACTATTAGCTACTAGTAGTGAATGTCGTTGGCGTTCAGGTAGGCAAAAAATTGCCCCCTTGAATGCGACCAACATTTGAGGGGGCTAATTGATAGGAGGTGCATTGTGTTAGCATTATGCAACCTGCTATTGAGAGGGCTTCTCTTATTGACGTTCCTCTTGGTAGTTACTCAGCCACTACATTAGTGGATTGAGTCGAGGTTAGCTCATTAAGCGTGAGCTAGCCTCTTACTTTTGAGTATAGCATGCCTTCCAAAAATTGTCAAACCAAATTCATTTTTTGTGCTATGTCTAAACATACTCTTTTTAAAATAACGATTTATTCTGTTTATGGATACGCCTTCATTGATTTTTATATAAAATATTATTCTTTAGTTATATTGACTATTTATCCAACATGATTTATAATCATAGATAGAGGATACCATCATGTGCCAAGTAATAACGCTAAATCAATTAGAAAATTTCAAAGTGATCTACCAAATTCAGGATTTAACCATTTTTGAAAGAATCTCTAACCTATCGCCACAAACAATTAAAAATTATCGGCAATCAGTGAAGCTCTTTTTCGATCAATACGGGGCAGATGTATTTGAAAATCTACGAGATTATATCAAGGAATATATCATCGACGGTTATACGGTGGAACATTCAGTTGGTCGCCCTAAAGGATCTTCTATGAGTTTGGGCAGTCAACGAGTAAGGAAATTTGCATTGAAGGCTTACTTTACCAAAATTTTAGCAACCCTACCCGATGCCCAGCGATCGATGCTAGAGTATATCGATAGTGTTAAACTGGCAAGCGAGGTAACTAAAGCGGTTACACAGGAAAAACTCCTTACACGCTCAGAAATAGAACTGTTGCTAGGCAAAATCAAACTCACACCCAAGCAAGAGGCGATTTTAACCTTACTCTACCAGACAGGGCTTAGAGCGAGTGAAGCGGTGGGCATTAAACTAAGCGATATTCAAAGCGATACAAACATTGATTATTACCGCATTAAGATTATAGGCAAGGGCAACAAGTTACGCTACCCGCTGGTTCAGAGATCATTAATTAACCAAATTAATCAATTATATAATGGGTCGGTTTACCTCTTTGAGACAGCCTCAAATCCACCGCAAGCCATGAGTTACCATGCCCTCTATCGCAGTATCAAGGCAATTGAGAAGAAAGTAGTCAAAGCTGGTATTACTTTACATCCGCACAAATTACGTCATTCTTTTGCTTCCCATTCATTAGAGGCACTGAAAGAAGATGCTTCTGCAGTATCAAAAATTAGCAAGTATTTGGGGCATTCTAGCACATCTATCACGATGGATTACTACTTACATGGCTCACTATCCAGCGATGACTTAATCAAAATCCATCAAGCTCGCTAACCGTTGACAAAAAAGAAAAAATCTAGTATTATAAGGATAATCTACGCCTCCGAGAGGTGGGGCAATTCGAGCGATCGAATTGTTTTTTTTAGTATTTATTAGTCTGAAAGGATTTTTGTATGGATAAACCTAAATTAATGCTTAAAGAGCAGGTGGATCTTTTGAAGCATCGAGGTTTAACCATTGAGACGGCGGATGAAATTTTGCTTCAAGAGATTAACTATTATCTCCTTATCAACGGTTATAAAGATCCTTTTGTTGAAGAACAATCAGAGCAATATCATCAACCTACTGCGTTAAAAGAGCTCTATGCTCTTTATCAGTTCGATAGTTATCTCAGATCTTCAACGTTACACCTGCTTTTATCCCTAGAAATCTACTTTAAAACGATGATTAGTGATGAGTTGGCAATTTATCTTTTAAAAAAATACCCCAAAGAAAAGAGTTTTGAACATAATTTTTATTTAGATTCAGCCCTCTATCAACCAATAAAAAATAGCTCGCTTACCACAGAAAGCATTTTGAATCAATTAAATAAAATCATTGATCATAACGAATTTCAAACTCCTCAAATTGATCATTATGTTAAAAAGCATGGCTATGTACCATTATGGGTATTGATGGGTGAAATGTCGCTTGGTTTGGTAAGTAAATTTTATCTTATTCTGCCTTTAGCTGTACAGCAAGCTATCTATAAACGCTGTTATCCTAATATTGGGTTACATCCCCAAAAAATCAAAAAATTAGCTGATTCTATGCATCAATTTTCGCTTTTACGTAATCATTGTGCTCATGGACGACGGATTTACGCCGAACAATTTAGACGGTCAAATTTAATAGATATTTTAAATAAAATTTTTAATTTAATAGAAAATAGTATTACCCTAAAACAAGAAATCGCCGTTTATAAGAAAATTTGTACACTTGGTATAGAACAATTACACGAGAATGTATCTATTATGAGTTGGCAACGTATCAATAATCATGCCAACCAATTGTTAGTTCAATTGGAACATTTAGTAAAAACTAATTAATCAACCTCCTGTATAAGGGGCATGGGAAAAAGATCTTTTTAGCTCTACGCGTGATCGGCGTAGAGCTTTTTATTATTTTGTACAACTAATTAGATGCGTTTCAACAAGTAATAGAATAAAACCTTCTGGCTTCACCACCCAGAGGGCTTTTTTTTATTCCTAACTAATTTTAAATGAAATCCTATATTACTTGATAACAGAGGAAACGCAATAAAAATGGTGAAAATAAAAAGCTACCTCTACGGTAGGACATCTTCCGACGAGGAGACACGGCATAATCAGCAACACTATCAAGAACAAGTTGCTATTCTAGCTACATTTGAAGGCAAAATTTATTTTGATCTGGGCATCAGTGGCGACGTGCCCTTAAGTCATCGACAGCAACTTAAAAATATCGTAAGAAGCATTCAAAGATCAAAATACGATTTATACGTCATCAGGCTTACCACGATTAGCCGTTTTTCACGCTCTCTTGCCTTATTGGAGCAGATTATACAATTGACCAAAAATAAAAAAATTCAACTTGAAATCCTCGTTGGCGATACAAATTTAAAAAAAGGTAATTATGATTTAACCGATCCCCAAGTACGCCAAGGCGTTCTGAAAGCCCAAAATTTTATCTTGGGAAAAAGAGAAAAAAAGGAAGCCCAACGCCAGCTTGCCCAGCTATGTTACAGTACAGGCTTGGTATTACGAAATATTGTCTTTAACTATGATAGCATCAATTATTTGGGGTCGTTCGCCACTCGCTATAATAAATCTCACTATCAAAAAAACAAAAAAGTCATGAGTAAAATCAATGCATTGCGTCGGGCGGGCAAGTCAGCAACGGAGATTGCCACTAAACTCAATCTATCAAAACGCACAGTTAATCGTAAATTATACCAGCAAAACGAAGCCTTAATATTGCTATGGAAAATGAAGCACCAGCAAGTATTAACCTGGGTGCAACGGGTGCAAATCGATGATTTCGGGACAACCGCTTTGATCCAAAAAGCCTCACCCAAAAAAGAATCTAAAACGGTTTATTATGCTCTAGCCTATGCTAGATTAGTTAAAAAGCTAGCTAAAGAGGATTTGGTGGCGGTGCAAGTCGGCATTAATCAGTTGAATTTAGTAGACTATGAAGCTACCTTTTTGAGCGAGATAGAAGAAGAATTAACTGATCATGTAGCTAATTTATAGGCTTTAATTTGATAGACATTTTATAGTGATTTTTTTCTAATACTCAGTTTTTGTTTTAAGTAAGGTTTTATGTTATTTAAAATTAATGCATTTATTTTTTTATGTTGGTTAGCTGTAATATTATCTTTATTTCTTTTATTGAAAATATTTAACAAAAATATGTAATCATTATATGCATCACCATTATTGTAAGAATTTTTTTGAAAGACATCATTATCATAGAAATACCGCAATAACTTCTTTGAAAAATATTTCGAATCTAAAGATATGTATTCTTTATTTTCAACAGCTTTTAATATTTTAAATAATTGTTCATTTATTGCAATTTCAGCATTAAGATCACCTCGCTTAAATTTTTTAATACAAACACTGCCAATGGGGTGTAACTGGTAATTGGTAATTCGATTTATGATTGTATAAAGATACCTCAAGTTCTCTTTTCCACATACACAGGATTCAGTTAGGGACTCATCTTCCTCACAGTTATAAATTCCCCATTCCAAGACTGCATCATCCCAAGTTTTCGCATGTGAATTATCAATTATTTTTTTTACGTAAATTTTGATAATATGATGACATTAAATTATTACTCCTTTTGTTATTCTAGTATAGCATGATTAGTTAGATTAATCAAAAGAAGTTAAAAGCTTATCTTAATTTGCAACGATTTAATTCAAATTTTTTAGTACACTCAAAGATTGAATTAGAAATAAATATGTTTATTTTAACTATGAAGATAGTACGTTTAGAGGTTGATTATACGGATAGGTTTTGTTTGATTTCCTCTGATACATCAATCATTGCTACAATTAATACTAACCATTTAGCCACATTACTCTTTTTCACTGGCTTATTACCCTTTACTTTTCTTCACTCGGCTTATCTACCGCGTTCACATCTGCAATCTCTTCATCACTCAAGCCATAAAGCTCATCCAGCTATTGCTCTAGGCTAGTAGACTCCTTGCCTGCCTTTTTAGAAGAATTCACCTCTTTCCAGCAAGTTTTTCTACCTTTCTAAACGATCTAGAAGATGAATATCTCTCTCATGTAGCTAAAGAGAATTTGATAATCAAATGCTAGCAAACAAAAGTAAATGCCCCTAAAGGTGCCAAATTGATCAAAAAGTAGAACACATCTATTAAGCTTCAATCAAGCTGGCTTTGTTAATTTTCAAGGCTTTGGCAATTTTATCGAGCATGGTTAAGTCCATCTTGCCACTTTTCTCTAAGCGTGCATAATTGGGTTGTTGCAAGCCTAATGCTGTTGCCACTTCTTGTTGCGTAAGCCCTAATTTATGTCTTTGCCAGCGAATATTAAGCGAGGCTATCATGGCGGGGCTTACTTCAATGGCATAAAAGCCTTTTTCACTTTGCCGTTGTTGCGGTTTTTGGGGTAAGCCATAGGCTAAATACTCATGTAGGATGCTATGAGCTTGGATAAGGGCTTCTTCAAGGGTGGTGCCTTCCGCCACAATGAGATCAGGGGCAAAATCAATAAACTCTGCACACCATAAGCCATCTTCATCTTGCTCTATCTTTGCATAGTAGATCATCTTTTCTTCTCCTCTTACTCTAAGCCTGTTGCTCTCTTAATGGAAGCTAGTGTTCCTTTCGCCACTTCTTTTGAGCGATGCCAAGGAATCATAAGCCGTTGTTCGGTTGTATTATGAATGTAGTAACGATGCGAGCCACGCCCCTTTCTACTGGTGTCTAGGCTATAGCCGAGGGCTTTTAATTTCTTTTCTAGCTCACTATACTTCATACTTAATTATATCAAAAATGATATAATTAGACAAGTGGTTAGTTGAGATCGTTTTGGTAAGTTTCGGGTGATTCTACAAAGTGATGCAAAAAGTGAAAAATGACACCACATTTATTAAGCTTCAATCAAGGTTGCTTTTTATCTAATATTTTGCAAGATTATTTGACAAAAATTCTTGATTTTGTTTGTGAATAAATGTATAATACGACGAGGAAAAGGAGTAAAATCGTGCAAGAAATGTTATTTTTTAGCTTGCGTATTATCACCAGTAATACAAGCCATGCCGAGTATCCATTTTTACGGGTATACACTAAGGATAGGAAATACCAAGCCATATTCAACCATCGTATAGAATACAAAAATGAGAGCAATCAGATCCTTAAGGAGCGTATCGCTACTAATACGCCTTATCACTATCTTTTAACGCATCATGCGGAATATGACTGGGATTTTGAGGCGTGCTTATGGCTTAAGCCATTTCAAGATGAGGCATTTGGCGATAAAGAGTTTGACAAGATTTCCCCTAGTCTCTTAGCCCTTAAACATACCGAGGTGGCACCAAATGGCAGTTATCAAAATGTCCATCACTTACTCACCATTAGAAAAGCATTGCAAAGTTGCTTAAGCTATAATAGCGATTTCCCGCTAGTTTATGCCTTTTTCAATTTTACTATTTATCCTTATAAAGACCATCTAGCTAAGCAATTAGCCATCAAAATAGTCAGTAAAGATCAAGCCTATATAGGCATTTTTAATCAACCTTATGCTCCGTTTAGCCTGCCAAGCGAAGCAATTTATCAAGAGACTTACCTAGAAAATCCCTACCCCTATCTTTTATCGCAATCAGCTCAATATGATTGGGATGTTGAGGCATGCTCATGGTTACAACCGTTCATTACAAATAGCTATGACAAAGAAGCCCTAAAAAGTATTACACAATACTGGTCAATACGTACGGTTGGGTTGATGGGTAGTTCGCATTATCGCCGTGTAACCAACCTCTTAGAATTATTGGAGTCTGGGGAAAATAGTAAGTCTATGCCTTAGCTCGCTAACAAATGCTAGGTCTGCTCAACAATCTTTTTCTTCAAGGGCTTAACCATTCATTTGCTCCATAGTAACGATGTTGATGAGGCTTTTTGGTTTAGTCGATTTATCTAAATTGCCAATAAATCTCAATTTGTTATCATTTTTATGAGCATCTAAAGCTTGGGTATATTGCTTGGGGTCTAAGTCAATCGCAATAAGCCGATGAGAATTCGTATCGAAGATATGAATTCTTCCACCTTGGCTAGAACTGGCAGTATTCGCGATGAGTTTGATGACATAGCCTTCTATTTCTACATTGGTTTCAGGGGTTTTTTCTTTTAAAATTCTACTCATCTCTCTGAGTGTGCCTGACATAGCAGGGACAATGGAAAATTTATGGCTAATATTCCACTCTTTTTTTATCGGTCTTACGGGAGCCCACGTTAAATCGATAAATGCTCCTTTGTCGCCACAAACATCAGTGATTTCGGCTAAAGCATCGCAAAAGTTACTACTAATGCCTCTCATCATATTGTCATCAAAACTACCTATGCTAATATTTGCCATATTGTTTAACAGTGATGCAATGTTTTGACATAATTTAATGCTAACTTGTCTATCAAAAGGCTCATTAGAGATGTCATCACTTTCAATCAGCTGTGGCGTAATAGGGTTCTCTAAAACTAAGACAAAGCTTCCTTTTTCGGTATGCCCCATACGCAATTTTTCTACAAATGAATTTATCTCTTTGGGTGCTTTCCCTTGATATACTGGTTGTGGATTCGTAATGGAGCGAGCCGTTGCACTAAATAGGTTAATAGAGCTATTAATAAGGGTCGAAATGGCTTCCAGAGGTAAGTTGTTTTTAACATCATCCTTAAAAGCGTATATGCGTAAAATATCTGCTTGGGCATGGGTTAAATCAGTAAGGATAGATTGCAGACTTCTCTTTTCAAATGCTTGTAAATCATTGAGTAAATCATAGACTCGATGCTCATAATCTACTAAATCTCTTTGTAATGGTAAGAGGATTTTCTTGCTATTACTTTGCCATAACGAAGCTTTATTGGCTAGCTTACCATATAACTGCCAGCCTCGCTCTTTTAAATAAGCTTGAAAATCTAAGGGAGTTATTGATTGAATTACTTCTTTTTCCAAGTCAGTCATTAGTTCCCTCCTGTCTCAAATTCAGATTCGGCTTCTTGCATAAGTTTCGTTAATGCTTCTATGGAAAAAATATTGGCTAAAGGTATTTTAACCGTTATTTCTGTGGCATTGGTGCTATCGGGCAAGCCTTTTAAACTCACATAGTAAGCACATTTTTTAATAGTTAATTGTTCTATATCTTGCGTTAACCAATCGTTTGGGTCTTTTCCTGCAGGCAATAATAAGCAAATGAGTATTCTTGGAAGGATAGACTTTCCTCTTAAATCATCGTAATTTTTGATTGGTAAACTATAGTGAATAGAATCATCATCTTTGATTAAATTTTGTTTGGCGGTAGCTTTTAGTTGAGCCTCTATTTTACAATAAGGGGCATCATTTTTATTTGAAAAAATAACATCAATACTATCTCTATCCAAAGTATTATCCTGGCAATCAAAACCAGCAACACTTGCTATGGCTTTTACATAAACCCGACTTATTGCTTCTTTTTGATCATTCAATTCCATTGCAACAGTATAACATTAACCATTTAATTTGTAAATCTTAAATAAGCGAATTCATAAGGCTTAGCTATAATTTATCTAATATATTTTTATTCATTTATATTGGGCGGGAGGTAGTGGTATCCTTACGTTTATATTTTCACAACGTGATGGTTTTGTTAAAAAATTTATTGCTTTTTAATAGAAACTATGTTAGAATCAGTGCGTAGAGGAAACACATTTAATGGATGATATGATAAAAACGATTATTTCGCTTAAAGATTACCATTTTCATATTCCAGCTTATCAACGAGGCTACCGCTGGACAGCAAAAGAGGTAGAGGATTTACTCAATGATATAAAAGAATTTAAGCCTGACGAAGAGAAGGGCACTAAATACTGCTTACAGCCATTAATTGTGAAAAAACAAACAGATGGTAGTTATGAAGTAGTAGATGGGCAACAGCGTTTAACCACTATTGCTATTTTTATGCAAATTGTCAAAGAGGTTATGCCATTTGTTACGCCTCCTTTCACACTTGATTATACTACAAGGGAAAGGAGTAAAGATTTTTTAGAGAATATTAAATCATCTAGTGGGTCAACTGATGCCGAAGATAACATTGATTTTTATCACATGACTCACGCCTATCAAACCATGTTTGAGTGGTTAAATCAACAACCAGACTTATCGGATGCGGTTAGTACATTGTATTCTAAAATAATAAACAAGGTATTTTTTATTTGGTATGAAGTGCCAGCCGAAACGCGGGTGATTGATCTCTTTAATCGGGTGAATATGGGTAAAATTCCATTAACCAATGCAGAGTTGATTAAAGCACTATTATTAAATCAACAAAATTTTAATCAAAATACGAGAGAGCACGATCAAGCCGAGATGTCGATTGCTTGGGAGCGTATGGAACATGGCTTGGGTAATGATGCGTTTTGGTACTTTTTTAATGAGAAGGTGTTGAGCTCTTCTAGTCGTATGGATCAGCTATTTAGATTAGTTGCCAAAGATTTTGTAAACAACCCGCATAAATATAGCGATCTTTTTCAAAATCAATCACAACTTCAAGAAATTGTAGATAAAGTTAAAAAACTAGAAAATAGTTCTTTGTTTTCTTTTTATCTTTTCTATGAAATTATTCAATCTACCGTAAATGAAAAAAAGTATAGCGTTATCAAAAGATTATGGCAAGAGATCGAAAGCCTAGATGCCTTACTGCACAGTTGGTATGATGAGCCAACCTATTATCACCTAGTAGGCTTACTCATTACTTTTGGAAAGCCGTTGTATAAATTAGTCGAGATGGGCTTTGGTCAGCGTAAGCGTGAGATGCTGGCAAATTTATTGGCTGAAATTAAAAAACAGCCGATCGTAGAAAAATTTTTAAAAGATGAAGAGATCACCAATAGTAATTCTCATAAAAAAGAGTTAAGAAATCTTTTGTTGTTCTTTAATATCGCCACATTAGTTACAAAAAGTGAAAAACAAGCACGCTTTCCCTTTGACATTTATAAGAAGTATGACTGGGATATTGAGCATATTCACGCTACTGCGGATGATACTGCTACTGCGGATGATAATTTAGGGAATCTTACTCTCTTAGACAAAGGCACGAATCGTAGCTATAAAAATAAGCCCTTTAAAGAGAAGCGAGCGATGATTCTTGCGTGTGATCAATCTGGTTTGTTTATTCCTGTATGCACCAAAAATATTTTTATCAAAGCGTATAGTGCTAATCCTAAAGATTTAGAAGATTGGTATGGCGACGAGGTAGAAGAAGTGAATCATGATGATAAAACCAACTACTTGCTGGCAATGAAAGCTATTGTTGGTGATTTTTTTGACAAACCATTAGGAGAGAAGATTGATGTCTAACGCCAGTAATTACCAAACTTTATTAAATCTACTAGATAGCTATAGTATTCAAATTCCCCTTATTCAGCGGGACTATGTGCAAGGTGAAAAAGAAAAACAAGCCACGGAAATTCGTAAAATTTTATTGGAGGATATTTACCAAGCCTTAAGTCAAGGGAATTATCTTGATCTCAATTTTGTTTATGGTAAAGTGTTGGATAATCAGGGCGATCAAGCCTCAATCTTTAT
It encodes the following:
- a CDS encoding type II toxin-antitoxin system RelE family toxin translates to MTYTLHYTTVAIKALKKLDRPSQILIMNWIEKHLIDCEDPRSKGKALKANLSGAWRYRIGDYRIIAEIDDSTVTILLLAIGHRKAIYNK
- the relB gene encoding type II toxin-antitoxin system RelB family antitoxin, producing MTISIRFNDEEAELIKQYAKHKKTTVSQVMRESILAELEDEYDIDAYQQAMQAYKEHPITHNHDEVKKLLDLE
- a CDS encoding tyrosine-type recombinase/integrase translates to MCQVITLNQLENFKVIYQIQDLTIFERISNLSPQTIKNYRQSVKLFFDQYGADVFENLRDYIKEYIIDGYTVEHSVGRPKGSSMSLGSQRVRKFALKAYFTKILATLPDAQRSMLEYIDSVKLASEVTKAVTQEKLLTRSEIELLLGKIKLTPKQEAILTLLYQTGLRASEAVGIKLSDIQSDTNIDYYRIKIIGKGNKLRYPLVQRSLINQINQLYNGSVYLFETASNPPQAMSYHALYRSIKAIEKKVVKAGITLHPHKLRHSFASHSLEALKEDASAVSKISKYLGHSSTSITMDYYLHGSLSSDDLIKIHQAR
- a CDS encoding Abi family protein, with the translated sequence MDKPKLMLKEQVDLLKHRGLTIETADEILLQEINYYLLINGYKDPFVEEQSEQYHQPTALKELYALYQFDSYLRSSTLHLLLSLEIYFKTMISDELAIYLLKKYPKEKSFEHNFYLDSALYQPIKNSSLTTESILNQLNKIIDHNEFQTPQIDHYVKKHGYVPLWVLMGEMSLGLVSKFYLILPLAVQQAIYKRCYPNIGLHPQKIKKLADSMHQFSLLRNHCAHGRRIYAEQFRRSNLIDILNKIFNLIENSITLKQEIAVYKKICTLGIEQLHENVSIMSWQRINNHANQLLVQLEHLVKTN
- a CDS encoding recombinase family protein, which translates into the protein MVKIKSYLYGRTSSDEETRHNQQHYQEQVAILATFEGKIYFDLGISGDVPLSHRQQLKNIVRSIQRSKYDLYVIRLTTISRFSRSLALLEQIIQLTKNKKIQLEILVGDTNLKKGNYDLTDPQVRQGVLKAQNFILGKREKKEAQRQLAQLCYSTGLVLRNIVFNYDSINYLGSFATRYNKSHYQKNKKVMSKINALRRAGKSATEIATKLNLSKRTVNRKLYQQNEALILLWKMKHQQVLTWVQRVQIDDFGTTALIQKASPKKESKTVYYALAYARLVKKLAKEDLVAVQVGINQLNLVDYEATFLSEIEEELTDHVANL
- a CDS encoding helix-turn-helix domain-containing protein, translated to MIYYAKIEQDEDGLWCAEFIDFAPDLIVAEGTTLEEALIQAHSILHEYLAYGLPQKPQQRQSEKGFYAIEVSPAMIASLNIRWQRHKLGLTQQEVATALGLQQPNYARLEKSGKMDLTMLDKIAKALKINKASLIEA
- a CDS encoding type II toxin-antitoxin system HicA family toxin translates to MKYSELEKKLKALGYSLDTSRKGRGSHRYYIHNTTEQRLMIPWHRSKEVAKGTLASIKRATGLE
- a CDS encoding DUF4365 domain-containing protein, with the protein product MELNDQKEAISRVYVKAIASVAGFDCQDNTLDRDSIDVIFSNKNDAPYCKIEAQLKATAKQNLIKDDDSIHYSLPIKNYDDLRGKSILPRILICLLLPAGKDPNDWLTQDIEQLTIKKCAYYVSLKGLPDSTNATEITVKIPLANIFSIEALTKLMQEAESEFETGGN
- a CDS encoding DUF262 domain-containing protein: MDDMIKTIISLKDYHFHIPAYQRGYRWTAKEVEDLLNDIKEFKPDEEKGTKYCLQPLIVKKQTDGSYEVVDGQQRLTTIAIFMQIVKEVMPFVTPPFTLDYTTRERSKDFLENIKSSSGSTDAEDNIDFYHMTHAYQTMFEWLNQQPDLSDAVSTLYSKIINKVFFIWYEVPAETRVIDLFNRVNMGKIPLTNAELIKALLLNQQNFNQNTREHDQAEMSIAWERMEHGLGNDAFWYFFNEKVLSSSSRMDQLFRLVAKDFVNNPHKYSDLFQNQSQLQEIVDKVKKLENSSLFSFYLFYEIIQSTVNEKKYSVIKRLWQEIESLDALLHSWYDEPTYYHLVGLLITFGKPLYKLVEMGFGQRKREMLANLLAEIKKQPIVEKFLKDEEITNSNSHKKELRNLLLFFNIATLVTKSEKQARFPFDIYKKYDWDIEHIHATADDTATADDNLGNLTLLDKGTNRSYKNKPFKEKRAMILACDQSGLFIPVCTKNIFIKAYSANPKDLEDWYGDEVEEVNHDDKTNYLLAMKAIVGDFFDKPLGEKIDV